The genomic window GGAGCCGATGGCCCTACCGCCATATTCCTTTCAAGCAAACTTGCCCCCACCTGCTGGGAGCCATAGCCGTATCGGCATATTCATACATGGCCCTGGTACCCATAATACAGCCTCCCATCATGCGCCTTTTAACCACCAAAAAAGAGCGCATGGTAACCATGGAACAATTAAGACCCGTTTCCAAAACCGAAAAGATAATATTCCCCATAATAGTTACAATTCTTGCCAGCTTCCTGGTCCCGCCGGCTACCGCACTAATAGGCTGCCTCATGCTGGGAAATCTCTTTAGAGAATGCGGAGTCGTTGAGAGACTCTCAAAGACTGCCCAGAATGAGCTTATCAACATCATCACCATATTCCTGGGCACCACCGTCGGAGCTACAGCCAGTGCCGAAAACTTCCTGAGAATACAAACCATTGAAATACTGCTCTTAGGTCTTGCAGCCTTTGCCATGGGGACGGCAGGCGGAGTGCTTCTGGGAAAACTCATGTATGTATTATCCGGAGGGAAAGTAAACCCCTTGATCGGTTCTGCCGGAGTTTCGGCAGTGCCTATGGCTGCCCGGGTTTCCCAGGTTGTAGCCCAGAAAGATAAGCCCGGCAACTTCATACTGATGCACGCCATGGGTCCCAATGTGGCGGGGGTTATAGGGACTGCCATAGTGGCAGGAGTTTTGCTGTCTCTATATGGTGGTTGATAAAATAAGGACTTTTTACCCTGAATAAATAATTGTTTTATACATGATTTAATTGTGATATAATTTCCATAAAATATTTAAAGAAAGGAGAATTGATGTTGCAACAAAAAAAGGTTGGCATTACAGATACCATATTGAGAGATGCACATCAGTCCCTTATTGCAACCCGCATGAAAATCGATGAAATGCTTCCCATCGCTGAAAAATTGGATAAGGTTGGTTTCCACTCTCTGGAAATGTGGGGTGGTGCTACATTTGACAGTTGTATCCGCTTTTTGAACGAGGACCCATGGGAAAGGCTTAGAAAGCTGAAGGAAAAGATTAAAAATACGCCTCTTCAGATGTTGTTAAGAGGCCAGAACCTTCTTGGATACCATCATTATCCGGATGATGTGGTTGACCTGTTTGTAAAGAAATCCATAGAAAACGGTATTGACATCATAAGGATATTTGATGCGCTAAACGATATAAGAAATATGGAGAAGGCCATAGAAGCAACAAAGAAATATAAAGGCCACGCCCAGGGCACGGTGGTTTACACTATAAGCCCGGTCCATAACAACGAGTATTATGTATCCGTTGCCAAACAGCTTGTGGACCTGGGCATAGATTCGCTGTGTATAAAGGATATGGCCGGCTTGCTTTCGCCCTATGATGCTTATGAACTGGTTACAAGACTTAAAAAGGAAATCAATGTACCCATACAGCTTCACAGCCATTATACCAGTGGTATGGCTTCCATGACATATTTAAAAGCAATAGAAGCCGGCGTGGATGTGATCGACACGGCCATGTCTCCTTTTGCTCTTGGAACATCTCAGCCACCCACCGAAACTATGGTGGCCGTTTTGAAAAATACTCTCTATGACACAAATCTTGATATGGGCCTTCTTTCTGAAATAGCAGACCACTTCAAGGAAGTCAGGACCCATTATAAGATTGACAGCATTATTACCATGGTGGATACCATGGTGCTAAACTACCAGATTCCCGGTGGAATGCTGTCAAATCTGACAAGTCAGCTAAAACAGCAAAATGCCTTGGGCAAACTTCCAGATGTTTTAAAAGAGGTTCCAAAAGTCCGGGAAGATCTGGGATATCCTCCGCTGGTAACACCCACCAGCCAGATAGTGGGTACACAAGCAGTGGTTAACGTGATTACCGGAGATAGATATAAAATGGTTATCAATGAAGTGAAAAATTATGTCAGGGGGCTTTACGGTAAACCGCCTGCGCCAATATCTCCGGAGATAAAGCAAAAAATAATCGGCGATGAAGAGGTCATCACCTGCCGTCCGGCTGACCTACTGGAACCGGAACTTGAAAAGGATTTAAAAGAAATCGCCTATTATATAGAACAGGACGAGGATGTTTTGACCTATGCACTTTTCCCGCAAATTGCTGTTAAATTCTTTCAAGAACGCCAGGCCGGAAAATATAAAATAGACAGTAACCTGACTCAAAAAGAAAAATTTGATGTTTATCCTTCTTAAATACCCTGAAAAGGGTATTTTTTGTTGTACTGGTGAAGATTACATAAAGGATTTTTTTGTTTTAAGTTGAATTTAAATTATAAAATATCTATTAGGAAGTGTCATGATGAAAATTGAAGGAGAAAAAATAAATCTCAGAAATGTGGATGTTTCCGATTTTACCAAAATTATAGAGTGGCATCAAAACCAGCTTCTTACATACCTGGCCGGAAAGAGACTACCAAAAAATATTGACGAATGCAATGAAAGATATTTAAAAAAAAGCCTTTTAAATCACATTCTGGCCATAGAAGATAAAAGCGGCAATTTTTTAGGAGAAATTGAAATCAGCCATATACAATGGAAGGAAAAAATGGCAGAACTTTTCATGTACATAGGGGAAGAAAATCTATGGGGAAAAGGTTATGGCACTGAAGCCTTATCAGTTTTTATCAATTATATTTTTAACACTAAAGGTTTTAAAACCATATACCTCAGGGTATACGAAAATAATAAAAGGGCCATAAGGTGTTACGAAAAATGTGGGTTCAAGAAAAAAGGTATACTCAAGTTTAAAAACCAAAAAATCCATAGCGATAACTTAATTCTCATGGAAACCAGTGCTAATATACTAAAAAATAAAAAATCTTAGAGGCATTTTTTTAGATAGTATAGCTTATACATAAGAGTAGGATATTTTGTAAAAGGGTGAGATTACATGTCAAGACGGCTGACCCTAATCCTGGCTGTCCTGCTCTTATGTTTGTCATCGGTGTTGTTATATATTTTTTTTGAAACAACAAACTATAACTCAAAGATATTTCCGGGCATATATGTGGCTGATTTTTATGTTGGAGAACTTTCAAAAGAGCAAGCCGAAATAAAACTTAGAGCTGCAGTCCGGGATTATATTAAAGGCCCTGTTACTCTTATTACTAAAAATAAAAAATGGCTCTTTTATCCAGCAGAGTTTATTGAATTTAATTTCAAGGAAAGTATAGATCGGGCATTTGTATCAGGAAGAAATAAGTTTTTCCTGCATAATTATATTACAATGCTTCAATACAAAAAAAATCCCATACACCTACCGCTGGTGGCGGAATTTAAAGAAAATGTGCAGGAGGGCACTTTCAAGGAAATAGAAGAAAGTGTTTATGCTGAACCGAAAGATGCATTTTTTAAAATAAATGGCGATTTAGTCGATATAGTAAGTGATGTGAAGGGCCAGGAACTTGATGTTGATAATTTAAAAAAAGATATTATCGAAGCATTATGGAAAAAAAATAAGGTTGTTAACATCCCTGTAAAACAGATTCAAGCCAGAAAGACCCGCGAAGATTTGCTGAAGATGAATATCAAGGTCAAGGTGACGGAGTTTTCCACCAAATTCAACAAGGCTCTGAAGGAAAGGACGCAAAACATCCGCCTGTCGGCGGAAAAAATTAACGGTCTTATAATAGCTCCAGATGAAGTATTTTCTTTTAACGATGCCGTAGGCGAACGTACCGGGGAAAAGGGTTACAAAGCTGCCCCCATTTTTTTTAGAAACGAAACGGTTCCAGGCATAGGCGGAGGAGTATGCCAGTTATCAAGTACCATATATAACTTAGCACTTATAACCGATATGGAAATAATCGAAAGGTCAAACCACTCCTTGCCTGTCTCTTATGTGCCGCTGGGGCGTGATGCAACGGTAAATTATAACCATATAGATTTAAAATTCAAAAACAATACCGGCGGTTATATCATGATATATACCGAAGTCATGGATGACACCCTTACCGTGAAATTTTACGGTAGCAAAAAAAATGAGCAAAATGTCAAATTTGTTTCCGAAGTAGTAAGAAAAATACCACCTCCGCTTATAATCAAGAAAGATAATAACATGGAAAAGGGGAAAACCAGGATTAAAGAAGGAAATCCGGGATACCAGGTGAGGTTATGGAAAATTTATGGTGTCAATGGAAGGGAAGAAAAAAAGCTGATTTCGGAAGATACATATAACCCTGTTCCATCAATTTTATATGTGGGTGAAAAAGATGAGAATGCAGGAAGCTTTAATCCTGGTCCATCAAACGAAACCGGCAGAAATGAAATAATGGAAAATATCACCAATGAATAAAACTTATACTTTAAACTCCATTCTACCCCTTTTATTAATGGGGTATTTTTTATTGGGCTTTAAGCAGGTTTATGTTATAATAAACAATAGGATGGGGAGGAACACTATGGCGGATTTAGAAAATTTTATAAAAGAGCTTGAAGTGCAAGAAATCCAGTTGCCTTACAGTATTAAGCTTATGCTCGACCTTAAAAACGAGTTTAATTTGAAGGAGATTTACTCATCAAACGGATTGCTGGAAATAATAAAAGCCGACAATCCGGAATCTGAAAGCATGAGAACATTTATTTATGAAAAAATAAAAGAGTATTTAAACGCATGCACCGATTGCCTTCTCCATTCATCTGACAGTTGTACCCGAAAGGTGCCCGGGGAAGGTTGTTTGAATTCGCCTCTGATGCTTATAGGAGAAGGGCCGGGTTTTGATGAAGATAAATTGGGCAAGCCTTTTGTAGGCCGAGCCGGACAATTATTGACCACTATTTTAAATAAACTGGGCATAAATCGTCAGAAAGTGTATATCTCCAATGTGGTGAAATGCCGCCCGCCCATGAATAGGACTCCTTTTGTCAAAGAGATGAAAGCCTGTTCAAGGAATCTGGAATTGGAACTTACATTTATAGCTCCCAAAGTCATCATTGCCCTGGGTTCGGTGCCATTAAACTATTTTAAGCCCAATAGCAGCATCATGCGGGAAAGAGGAAAATGGATATATACCAGGGGTTTCTGGGTAATGCCTACTTTTCACCCGGCGTATATTCTTCGCCAACAGGGAAAAGCTTTAAATAAAACCAAGTGGGATGTATGGGAAGATTTTAATAAAGCTCTGGCCAAGGTCAGGGAATTATGTCCGGAATATAGTTTTAACTAAAGTTTAGAGCCGAGAAAGGAAGTGTATCCTGGATTGTTGAAGTATAAAATAATAACCTGGGGTTGTCAAATGAATATTCACGACAGTGAAGTCATATCCGGAGTCCTTCAAAAACTGGGTTACTGTCCTGCTGATTCTCTAAAAGAAGCTGATCTCATAATATTAAATACCTGCTGTGTCAGGGAAAATGCCGAAAGGAAGGTCTATGGGAGAATAGCCCAGCTAAAACAGTTCAAGCAAAAAAATCCCAATCTCATCATAGCAGTTTCGGGGTGTATGATTCAGCAGCCCCATGTTACTGAATATATTTCTGAACATCTTCCATATGTGGATCTGGTGTTCGGAATACACAATGTCCATAGATTGCCTGAGCTCATTAAAAATGCGAGACAGGCCAACCTGCCTGTTATCGAGGTAACGCGAGATAACACCCAGCTGGAAGAAAACCTTCCCATAAAAAGAGGCGAAGGGGTAAAGGCATGGGTCAACATAATATACGGCTGCAACAATTTCTGCAGCTACTGTATTGTGCCATATGTCAGGGGACGGGAAAAGAGCAGAAAGCCCGAAGATATCTTAAAGGAAGTGGAAGAATTATCAAAGCAGGGTTTTCTTGAGATAAACCTGCTGGGCCAGAATGTAAATTCCTACGGAAAAGACCTGGAAGAACCCATAACATTTCCGGAACTTTTGCGCAGAGTCAACTCCATCGACGGCATTAGAAGGATTAGATTCATTACATCTCATCCCAAGGATTTATCCGATGAACTCATAATGGCCATGAGGGATTGTGAAAAAGTCTGCGAGCACATCCACCTCCCGGTGCAGGCGGGAAGCAACCGTATACTTGAAAAAATGAACCGCAGATATACCCGGGAACATTATATTAGTCTCGTGGAAAAATTAAGAAAAGCTGTGCCTGAAGTAGCCATAACCACGGATATTATTGTAGGTTTCCCGGGAGAAACCGAAGAGGATTTCCGGGATACCCTTGATCTGGTAAAAACTGTGGAATTCGATTCGGCCTTTACCTTTATATATTCCAGACGCCAGGGAACTCCCGCCGCCGAAATGGAAGATCAGGTGGATGAAGAAGTTAAAAGCCAGCGCCTGGAGAGATTGATGAAGGTGCAGGATGCCATAACCGCAAGAAAGAACATGGAATTAAAGGGTAAAATCCTGGAAGTCCTTGTGGAGGGAGTCAGCAAGGGCAATGAGGAAAGACTGTCAGGCCGGACCCGGACCAATAAACTTGTAAATTTTGACGGCCCCAGGGATTTAATAGGCAAACTTGTTAATGTCAGGATCACCCAACCTCATACATGGTCACTTTTAGGACAATTTGAGGAGTGACTTTTATGGACATACTAAAAATGGCAAAACAATTGGGTGAAGCCATTGCCGATTCTACGGAAATGCAGGAATTGAAAAAGGCAGAAGCCATGTTGATGCTGGACCGGGAGGCAAAGGAATTGTACCAGAAGTATATGAAAGCAAAATTTAAAAAACAAAAAGCTGAACTGCTAAATAAAAATGTAACATCAGATTTCAGGGAAATAGAAAACCGGGCGCTGAAAAATCCTCTTTTAAAGCGCCTTATTTCCTGCCAGGAATCCTTTAATAGATTGATTAAAAATGTAAATGCCGTGATGGCATTTGCCATAGAAGAAACTCCACTGGATGGAGGATGCTTTAAAAAATGCCATGGAAATTGTGGCAAATGCACCGAGGGGGTCGTAAATAGCTGCGATGGATACACCGATGATAAGACAATATAAAGAGATTAAAGCAAAATATAAAGACTATATAATTTTCTTCCGGCTGGGCGACTTTTATGAGATGTTTTTTGAAGATGCCGAAATAGGTTCAAAGGAACTGGAGATAACTCTGACTTCCAGGGACCCGGAAAATAAAGTTCCTATGGCAGGAGTACCGTATCATGCGGCTGACCAGTATATTGCCAGGCTTGTATCAAGAGGTTATAAAGTAGTGATTTGCGAGCAGATGGAGGACCCGAAACTTGCAAAGGATCTGGTGAAGCGGGATGTGGTAAAGATAATAACTCCCGGCACCATAACCGACATGAATGCCCTGGAGGACAAGAAAAATAACTTTCTTAGCTGTATTTTCAAAAGTGGTGACAGTTTCGGCCTGTCTTTTGCAGACCTATTGACAGGAGAATTTTTAATTACAGAGTTAATATCTTCTCATCCCTATCAGGAAGTGATAAACGAAATTGCCAAATTCCAGCCGCGGGAATGTATAATCAATGGTGAGGCTTATAAAAGTGAGTTTTTTAGAAAGAAGCTGGAGGAAGACCTGAATGTATTTGTCACATTAAAAAATGACGATTATTTCGACGAAAATGATTCCAGAGAATTGTTGATATCTCAATTCCATGAAGAAAAACTGGAAAGCATTCTCGGAAAACAATTTGCCTTTAGGGCCTCCGGTGCATGCCTCAAGTATTTAAATGAAACACAAAAATTAAGTCTCATCCATATAAATTCTTTTAAATTTTATGAGAGCAATAATTTTATGGTCCTGGATGTTTCATGCCGGAGGAATCTTGAATTAACTGAATCTTTAAAAGACGGTAGAAAAACCGGAACCCTTCTGTGGGTGCTGGATAATACTCTTACATCCATGGGTGGCCGGCTCCTCAGAAACTGGATTGAACAACCGCTCCTGGATATAGTCAAAATTCAGG from Biomaibacter acetigenes includes these protein-coding regions:
- a CDS encoding uracil-DNA glycosylase, with product MADLENFIKELEVQEIQLPYSIKLMLDLKNEFNLKEIYSSNGLLEIIKADNPESESMRTFIYEKIKEYLNACTDCLLHSSDSCTRKVPGEGCLNSPLMLIGEGPGFDEDKLGKPFVGRAGQLLTTILNKLGINRQKVYISNVVKCRPPMNRTPFVKEMKACSRNLELELTFIAPKVIIALGSVPLNYFKPNSSIMRERGKWIYTRGFWVMPTFHPAYILRQQGKALNKTKWDVWEDFNKALAKVRELCPEYSFN
- a CDS encoding YlbF family regulator; protein product: MDILKMAKQLGEAIADSTEMQELKKAEAMLMLDREAKELYQKYMKAKFKKQKAELLNKNVTSDFREIENRALKNPLLKRLISCQESFNRLIKNVNAVMAFAIEETPLDGGCFKKCHGNCGKCTEGVVNSCDGYTDDKTI
- a CDS encoding oxaloacetate decarboxylase subunit alpha, producing the protein MLQQKKVGITDTILRDAHQSLIATRMKIDEMLPIAEKLDKVGFHSLEMWGGATFDSCIRFLNEDPWERLRKLKEKIKNTPLQMLLRGQNLLGYHHYPDDVVDLFVKKSIENGIDIIRIFDALNDIRNMEKAIEATKKYKGHAQGTVVYTISPVHNNEYYVSVAKQLVDLGIDSLCIKDMAGLLSPYDAYELVTRLKKEINVPIQLHSHYTSGMASMTYLKAIEAGVDVIDTAMSPFALGTSQPPTETMVAVLKNTLYDTNLDMGLLSEIADHFKEVRTHYKIDSIITMVDTMVLNYQIPGGMLSNLTSQLKQQNALGKLPDVLKEVPKVREDLGYPPLVTPTSQIVGTQAVVNVITGDRYKMVINEVKNYVRGLYGKPPAPISPEIKQKIIGDEEVITCRPADLLEPELEKDLKEIAYYIEQDEDVLTYALFPQIAVKFFQERQAGKYKIDSNLTQKEKFDVYPS
- the miaB gene encoding tRNA (N6-isopentenyl adenosine(37)-C2)-methylthiotransferase MiaB is translated as MYPGLLKYKIITWGCQMNIHDSEVISGVLQKLGYCPADSLKEADLIILNTCCVRENAERKVYGRIAQLKQFKQKNPNLIIAVSGCMIQQPHVTEYISEHLPYVDLVFGIHNVHRLPELIKNARQANLPVIEVTRDNTQLEENLPIKRGEGVKAWVNIIYGCNNFCSYCIVPYVRGREKSRKPEDILKEVEELSKQGFLEINLLGQNVNSYGKDLEEPITFPELLRRVNSIDGIRRIRFITSHPKDLSDELIMAMRDCEKVCEHIHLPVQAGSNRILEKMNRRYTREHYISLVEKLRKAVPEVAITTDIIVGFPGETEEDFRDTLDLVKTVEFDSAFTFIYSRRQGTPAAEMEDQVDEEVKSQRLERLMKVQDAITARKNMELKGKILEVLVEGVSKGNEERLSGRTRTNKLVNFDGPRDLIGKLVNVRITQPHTWSLLGQFEE
- a CDS encoding GNAT family N-acetyltransferase, whose amino-acid sequence is MMKIEGEKINLRNVDVSDFTKIIEWHQNQLLTYLAGKRLPKNIDECNERYLKKSLLNHILAIEDKSGNFLGEIEISHIQWKEKMAELFMYIGEENLWGKGYGTEALSVFINYIFNTKGFKTIYLRVYENNKRAIRCYEKCGFKKKGILKFKNQKIHSDNLILMETSANILKNKKS
- a CDS encoding VanW family protein — translated: MSRRLTLILAVLLLCLSSVLLYIFFETTNYNSKIFPGIYVADFYVGELSKEQAEIKLRAAVRDYIKGPVTLITKNKKWLFYPAEFIEFNFKESIDRAFVSGRNKFFLHNYITMLQYKKNPIHLPLVAEFKENVQEGTFKEIEESVYAEPKDAFFKINGDLVDIVSDVKGQELDVDNLKKDIIEALWKKNKVVNIPVKQIQARKTREDLLKMNIKVKVTEFSTKFNKALKERTQNIRLSAEKINGLIIAPDEVFSFNDAVGERTGEKGYKAAPIFFRNETVPGIGGGVCQLSSTIYNLALITDMEIIERSNHSLPVSYVPLGRDATVNYNHIDLKFKNNTGGYIMIYTEVMDDTLTVKFYGSKKNEQNVKFVSEVVRKIPPPLIIKKDNNMEKGKTRIKEGNPGYQVRLWKIYGVNGREEKKLISEDTYNPVPSILYVGEKDENAGSFNPGPSNETGRNEIMENITNE